From Chryseobacterium sp. IHB B 17019, one genomic window encodes:
- the carB gene encoding carbamoyl-phosphate synthase large subunit, with product MAKRTDIKTILVIGSGPIIIGQAAEFDYAGTQACLSLKEEGYKVILINSNPATIMTDVEIADKVYIEPISLQFVSHIIRKERPDALLPTLGGQTGLNMAVELEKAGILEECKVEVLGTKLSAINRAEDRDLFRELMRELNEPVPESDIVNTVEGAINFANKIGYPVIVRPAFTMGGTGGGIASNEVELKEIAELGLKYSPVTQCLIEKSIAGFKEIEYEVMRDANDNAIVVCNMENIDPVGVHTGDSIVVAPSQTLSDREYQLLRNASLKIIRALGIEGGCNVQLALDPHSFEYYIIEVNPRVSRSSALASKATGYPIAKIAAKIAVGLTLDEIMNPVTGKTYACFEPALDYVVTKFPRFPFDKFETADRRLSTQMKATGEVMAIGRNFEESLQKAIRSLETGIKHIGLKKKQADALTDEEIERRIRVCDDERLFIIGDALRRGYDWERIVEWSKIDKFFIWKIKKLIDFEKTIAENKFNKEILLEAKKLGFADINIAVLWDVTEREIFNFRKENGMMPVFKMVDTCAAEFESETPYFYGTYEEENESIASDKEKIIVLGSGPIRIGQGVEFDYATVHSVWAIKEMGYEAIIINNNPETVSTDFSISDKLYFEPLTEEDVMNIIDLEQPKGVVVQFGGQTAINLADKLASHGVQILGTSLEDLDRAENRDKFEKALQEMGIPQPLGKTSTSKEEAIKIANEIGYPVLVRPSYVLGGRAMEIVYTEAELAHYMEFAVEASPDQPILVDKYMVGKEIEIDAICDGETVIIPGIMEHIERAGVHSGDSIAVYPPQNISQSEVETLVDYTQRLAKGLNVIGLMNIQYVLFEGNVYVIEVNPRSSRTVPFLSKITEVPMANLATKAILGKKLTDLGYKNGLVPNKEGVFVKVPVFSFSKLTKVDISLGPEMKSTGEVMGKDTTLEKALYKGLVAAGRKVPMHGSILFTVADKHKQEAADLAARFHEVGFRIWATEGTAKFFEEKGIPCKIGYKIGEESVNLIDLIQKGKVQYVVNTTTKGKQAERDGFQIRRMSVENGVPCLTSMDTVEAILKVIESMSFKMETM from the coding sequence ATGGCAAAACGTACAGATATAAAAACAATTTTAGTAATCGGTTCAGGCCCAATCATCATCGGTCAGGCAGCGGAATTTGATTACGCAGGAACGCAGGCTTGTTTGTCTTTAAAGGAAGAAGGCTACAAGGTAATCTTGATTAACTCAAACCCTGCAACGATCATGACGGATGTTGAAATCGCAGATAAAGTGTATATCGAGCCGATTTCACTTCAGTTTGTAAGTCATATCATCAGAAAAGAACGTCCGGATGCACTTTTACCAACGCTTGGCGGACAAACCGGCTTGAATATGGCGGTAGAATTGGAAAAAGCAGGAATTCTTGAAGAATGTAAAGTTGAGGTGTTGGGAACGAAGCTTTCAGCCATCAACAGAGCGGAAGACAGAGATTTGTTCCGTGAATTGATGAGAGAACTGAACGAGCCGGTTCCGGAATCTGACATCGTAAATACGGTAGAAGGAGCAATAAATTTTGCTAATAAAATCGGGTATCCTGTCATTGTTCGTCCTGCTTTCACAATGGGTGGAACAGGAGGTGGTATCGCTTCTAATGAAGTTGAATTGAAAGAAATTGCTGAATTAGGTTTAAAATACAGCCCTGTTACACAGTGTCTTATCGAAAAATCAATTGCAGGTTTTAAAGAAATCGAATACGAAGTAATGCGTGATGCAAACGACAACGCGATTGTGGTTTGTAACATGGAAAATATAGATCCGGTAGGAGTCCACACGGGTGACTCGATCGTTGTTGCGCCTTCTCAGACACTTTCGGACAGAGAATATCAGTTGCTGAGAAACGCTTCATTAAAAATCATCAGAGCATTGGGAATCGAAGGAGGATGTAACGTACAGCTTGCCCTGGACCCACATTCATTCGAATATTATATCATTGAGGTAAACCCGAGAGTTTCCCGTTCATCAGCATTGGCAAGTAAAGCAACAGGATATCCGATTGCAAAAATTGCAGCAAAAATCGCGGTGGGTCTAACCTTAGATGAAATCATGAATCCGGTTACAGGAAAGACTTACGCTTGTTTCGAACCGGCTTTAGATTATGTGGTGACTAAATTCCCAAGATTCCCGTTCGATAAATTCGAAACGGCTGACAGAAGATTATCAACTCAGATGAAAGCAACGGGTGAAGTAATGGCCATCGGAAGAAATTTTGAGGAATCTTTACAGAAAGCCATCCGTTCTCTGGAAACAGGAATTAAACACATCGGTTTAAAAAAGAAGCAAGCTGACGCACTTACAGACGAAGAAATCGAAAGAAGAATCAGAGTTTGTGATGACGAAAGATTGTTCATCATCGGTGATGCATTAAGAAGAGGATACGATTGGGAAAGAATCGTGGAATGGAGTAAAATTGATAAATTCTTCATCTGGAAAATCAAAAAATTAATTGATTTTGAAAAAACAATCGCTGAAAATAAATTTAACAAAGAAATTTTATTAGAAGCTAAAAAATTAGGTTTCGCTGATATAAATATCGCTGTTCTTTGGGATGTTACGGAGCGTGAAATCTTCAATTTCAGAAAAGAAAACGGAATGATGCCGGTTTTCAAAATGGTAGACACCTGCGCCGCAGAATTTGAAAGTGAAACCCCATATTTCTACGGAACTTACGAGGAAGAAAACGAAAGTATTGCTTCAGATAAAGAAAAGATCATCGTTCTTGGTTCTGGACCTATCAGAATTGGACAGGGTGTTGAGTTTGATTATGCTACGGTTCACTCGGTTTGGGCAATCAAAGAGATGGGTTACGAAGCGATTATTATCAATAATAACCCTGAAACAGTTTCTACAGATTTCTCAATTTCAGATAAATTATACTTCGAACCATTAACGGAAGAAGATGTAATGAACATCATCGACCTTGAACAGCCAAAAGGAGTGGTAGTACAGTTTGGTGGGCAGACAGCGATCAATTTAGCGGATAAATTAGCTTCTCACGGAGTTCAGATTTTAGGAACTTCTCTGGAAGATCTTGACAGAGCCGAAAACAGAGATAAGTTTGAAAAAGCCCTTCAGGAAATGGGAATTCCTCAGCCTTTAGGAAAAACTTCCACTTCAAAAGAGGAAGCGATAAAAATTGCTAACGAAATCGGTTATCCGGTATTGGTTCGTCCAAGCTATGTGTTGGGTGGTAGAGCCATGGAAATTGTTTATACAGAAGCGGAATTGGCTCATTACATGGAGTTTGCGGTAGAAGCAAGCCCCGATCAGCCGATCTTGGTCGACAAATATATGGTCGGAAAAGAGATCGAAATTGATGCGATCTGTGATGGTGAAACAGTAATCATTCCGGGAATTATGGAACATATCGAAAGAGCGGGAGTTCACTCTGGAGACTCTATCGCGGTGTATCCTCCACAAAATATTTCACAAAGTGAAGTTGAAACTTTGGTAGACTATACTCAAAGATTGGCGAAAGGATTGAATGTAATAGGATTGATGAATATCCAATACGTTCTTTTTGAGGGGAATGTATATGTAATCGAGGTAAATCCACGTTCTTCAAGAACAGTTCCTTTCTTATCTAAAATCACGGAAGTTCCAATGGCAAACTTAGCTACAAAAGCAATTTTAGGTAAAAAGCTGACAGATTTAGGATACAAAAACGGATTGGTACCCAATAAAGAAGGTGTTTTCGTGAAAGTTCCTGTATTCTCTTTCTCAAAACTAACGAAGGTTGACATCTCTCTAGGCCCTGAAATGAAGTCTACAGGAGAGGTTATGGGTAAAGATACGACACTTGAAAAGGCACTTTACAAAGGGTTGGTTGCCGCAGGAAGAAAAGTTCCGATGCACGGCTCAATCCTCTTCACGGTTGCCGATAAACACAAGCAGGAAGCGGCTGATCTGGCGGCGAGATTCCATGAAGTTGGTTTCAGAATCTGGGCAACGGAAGGAACTGCAAAATTCTTCGAAGAGAAAGGAATTCCTTGTAAAATAGGATATAAAATCGGAGAAGAAAGTGTAAATCTTATCGATCTGATTCAAAAAGGAAAAGTTCAGTACGTTGTAAATACCACTACGAAAGGAAAACAGGCTGAAAGAGATGGTTTCCAGATCAGAAGAATGAGCGTGGAAAACGGTGTTCCTTGTTTGACATCAATGGATACGGTAGAAGCCATCCTGAAAGTGATCGAAAGCATGAGTTTCAAAATGGAGACAATGTAA
- a CDS encoding SRPBCC family protein, whose product MSTQNFTYSFTTSKPVHEVFKILMTPRKWWTGLYNEIITGSSEKVDDEFIFTAGDGAHHSVQKLIEVIPNEKIVWEVINSNLTFLKETNEWAGTKITFEISTSDNKTNVVFIHDGLVPEFECYGGCSSAWLQYLENLEKALN is encoded by the coding sequence ATGTCAACACAAAATTTCACATACTCTTTCACTACTTCAAAGCCTGTTCACGAAGTTTTTAAGATTTTAATGACTCCCAGGAAATGGTGGACGGGTTTATACAACGAAATTATCACAGGAAGTTCAGAAAAGGTAGATGATGAATTTATTTTTACTGCTGGAGACGGTGCTCATCATTCTGTTCAAAAGTTGATAGAAGTTATTCCTAATGAAAAAATAGTTTGGGAAGTTATCAATAGCAATCTTACATTTTTAAAAGAGACAAATGAATGGGCGGGAACTAAAATCACCTTTGAAATTTCCACAAGCGATAATAAAACAAACGTAGTATTCATTCATGATGGCCTGGTTCCAGAGTTTGAATGTTATGGAGGATGTTCAAGTGCCTGGTTGCAGTATCTGGAAAATTTGGAAAAAGCATTGAATTAA
- a CDS encoding methylated-DNA--[protein]-cysteine S-methyltransferase, whose amino-acid sequence MEMIYRKTIQTPLGEMIACAVDEGICLLEFTDRKNIEKQFTSLTKSLNAEIKDGNHIHFGQLENELTEYFEGKTQQFEVPLFIKGTEFQQKVWQLLREIPMGEIRTYKQQSEFLGNPKAIRAVGTANGINKIAILIPCHRVIGSNGELVGYAGGIWRKQKLLELEKAILF is encoded by the coding sequence ATGGAAATGATATACCGCAAAACCATCCAAACCCCACTCGGAGAAATGATTGCCTGTGCCGTAGACGAGGGAATCTGCCTGCTGGAATTTACCGACAGGAAAAATATTGAAAAACAATTCACTTCTTTAACAAAATCTTTGAACGCAGAAATTAAAGATGGAAATCATATTCATTTCGGACAATTGGAAAATGAATTAACAGAATATTTTGAAGGCAAAACACAACAATTTGAAGTGCCATTATTCATTAAAGGAACAGAATTTCAGCAAAAAGTCTGGCAATTGTTGAGGGAAATCCCGATGGGCGAAATCAGGACCTACAAACAGCAATCCGAGTTTTTAGGTAATCCGAAAGCAATCCGCGCGGTGGGAACGGCAAACGGAATCAATAAAATTGCCATTTTAATTCCTTGTCATCGCGTGATCGGCTCAAACGGCGAATTGGTGGGATATGCAGGCGGAATTTGGAGAAAACAAAAATTATTGGAATTGGAGAAGGCTATTCTGTTTTGA
- a CDS encoding DUF2911 domain-containing protein, with amino-acid sequence MKKLLFALCISASAISFAQDYSVPAASPRQKVEQQFSMSKIMIDYGRPGVKGRKIFGELVPYGQVWRAGANSSTKITFGQAVNFGGKIVPAGTYGLFIIPTEKEWKVILNKDFQQWGAYTYDPKQDVVDVTVPVNKLADKQEWFEITLNPTDENSANLVLKWDTAQAEVALKPARPDAVIKISDKLKEIKKIESDAAKAKS; translated from the coding sequence GTGAAAAAGTTATTATTTGCACTTTGCATATCAGCTTCAGCTATCAGTTTTGCTCAGGATTATTCAGTACCGGCAGCGAGTCCGCGTCAGAAAGTAGAGCAGCAGTTTTCAATGTCTAAAATCATGATCGACTACGGAAGACCGGGCGTGAAAGGACGTAAAATCTTCGGAGAACTGGTTCCTTACGGGCAGGTTTGGAGAGCGGGAGCAAACTCATCAACAAAAATTACTTTCGGACAAGCTGTAAACTTCGGTGGAAAAATTGTTCCGGCAGGAACTTACGGATTATTCATTATTCCGACTGAAAAAGAATGGAAAGTGATCTTAAATAAAGATTTCCAGCAGTGGGGAGCTTATACTTATGATCCAAAACAGGATGTTGTAGATGTTACGGTTCCGGTTAACAAACTGGCAGACAAGCAAGAGTGGTTTGAAATTACCTTAAACCCGACAGACGAAAATTCTGCAAACCTTGTGTTGAAATGGGATACGGCTCAGGCTGAGGTTGCTTTGAAACCTGCAAGACCGGATGCAGTTATTAAAATTTCCGATAAATTAAAGGAAATCAAGAAAATAGAATCTGACGCAGCAAAAGCAAAAAGCTAA
- a CDS encoding GNAT family N-acetyltransferase — translation MNFSIQDVLENEKYQLIPLQQGDFESLYEVASDPKVWEQHPNKGRYQKEVFENFFKGAIESKGAFKIVDKATGDVLGSTRFYDFDENKNSIFIGYTFYGTKSWGKGINPQIKKLMLDYIFQFVDAVHFHIGKENYRSQIALERLGGEKVAEEEVAYFGEPTRTNFVYEIKKENWI, via the coding sequence ATGAACTTCTCAATTCAAGATGTTTTAGAGAACGAAAAATATCAATTAATCCCCTTACAGCAAGGGGATTTTGAGTCTTTATACGAAGTGGCTTCCGATCCAAAAGTCTGGGAACAGCACCCGAACAAAGGCCGTTACCAAAAAGAAGTTTTTGAGAACTTTTTTAAAGGAGCCATCGAAAGTAAAGGTGCTTTTAAAATTGTCGATAAAGCTACGGGAGACGTTCTTGGGAGTACCCGTTTCTATGATTTTGATGAAAATAAAAACAGTATTTTCATAGGATATACTTTTTACGGCACGAAATCCTGGGGAAAAGGCATTAATCCTCAGATTAAAAAATTAATGCTCGACTATATTTTTCAGTTTGTGGATGCTGTTCATTTTCATATCGGAAAAGAAAATTACCGTTCGCAGATTGCACTGGAAAGGCTTGGCGGAGAGAAGGTTGCAGAAGAAGAAGTTGCCTATTTCGGGGAGCCGACAAGAACTAATTTTGTTTACGAAATCAAAAAAGAAAATTGGATATAA
- a CDS encoding cupin domain-containing protein: protein MKKFKIQKSPFIVPTIDGKLIEEHWGNSTQNSNISIAHMVAPPDWSEPYQTPQFDEFTLIISGKKQFEIDGETVILEKGQSILVGKGARVRYSNPFPEQCEYVSICLPAFSMELVNREEEGVD from the coding sequence ATGAAAAAGTTTAAAATTCAAAAATCACCATTCATTGTTCCGACAATAGACGGAAAATTAATTGAAGAACATTGGGGAAATTCTACCCAGAATTCAAATATTTCGATTGCCCACATGGTGGCACCGCCGGATTGGAGCGAGCCGTATCAGACTCCGCAGTTTGATGAATTTACCTTAATTATTTCAGGAAAAAAGCAATTTGAAATAGATGGAGAAACTGTTATTTTAGAAAAAGGGCAAAGTATTTTGGTGGGAAAAGGAGCCAGAGTCCGTTATAGCAACCCTTTTCCGGAACAATGCGAATATGTTTCCATTTGTCTTCCCGCGTTTTCTATGGAATTGGTGAACAGGGAAGAGGAAGGAGTGGATTAA
- a CDS encoding PEGA domain-containing protein, whose product MKKTFLIALVLGTTLSTTSCATIITGTKDKISFTSTPEGAKVFHKGIEKCTTPCTAEIPRSLSKQMITFEKEGYNNKEVKLVKKFNPVTLVNILLGGAIGVGVDAATGSLTKYSPKAYTVELESK is encoded by the coding sequence ATGAAAAAAACATTCTTAATCGCGTTGGTGTTAGGCACAACACTTTCTACAACCTCATGTGCAACTATTATTACAGGCACAAAAGACAAAATTTCTTTCACATCAACTCCTGAAGGCGCAAAAGTGTTCCATAAAGGAATTGAAAAGTGTACTACTCCCTGTACTGCTGAAATCCCAAGATCTTTAAGCAAGCAAATGATTACTTTCGAAAAAGAAGGCTATAATAACAAGGAAGTAAAGCTGGTTAAAAAATTTAATCCGGTAACATTAGTAAACATTCTTCTTGGAGGGGCGATCGGTGTTGGTGTTGATGCTGCAACAGGTTCTTTAACAAAATATTCGCCAAAAGCATATACAGTAGAATTAGAATCTAAGTAA
- a CDS encoding dienelactone hydrolase family protein — MIRSILLTAFLMTSGTIFCQSLKTASYQDGSQKLNGLVTSNAGKKLPGVLILPAWKGIDDEAKTAAIELEKQGYIAFIADIYGEGNIPTDSDTAAKTSGYYKKNYEAYQKRISLALEQLKKNGAIPNKIAVIGYCFGGTGALESARGNLPVAGVVSIHGSIGKDQTRKNGPISTKILVENPADDKGVTPEDYNNLIKEMNEGNADWQIITYAHSKHTFTDPKSPDYNEVMAKRAWSHTLMFLKEILK; from the coding sequence ATGATACGATCAATCTTACTAACCGCTTTTCTTATGACTTCAGGAACAATTTTCTGTCAGAGCCTTAAAACAGCTTCTTATCAGGACGGTTCTCAAAAACTTAATGGTCTTGTAACTTCCAATGCAGGAAAAAAGCTTCCCGGAGTGCTGATTTTGCCCGCCTGGAAAGGCATTGACGACGAAGCAAAAACTGCCGCCATTGAACTGGAGAAACAGGGTTATATCGCTTTTATTGCTGATATTTACGGGGAAGGGAACATCCCGACAGACAGCGATACTGCGGCAAAAACTTCAGGTTATTACAAGAAAAATTACGAAGCTTATCAGAAAAGAATTTCTCTGGCTTTGGAACAATTGAAGAAAAATGGAGCAATTCCCAATAAAATTGCGGTGATCGGATATTGTTTCGGAGGTACGGGAGCTTTGGAATCTGCGAGGGGAAATCTCCCTGTGGCGGGCGTTGTTTCGATTCATGGGAGTATTGGAAAGGACCAGACCAGAAAAAACGGACCGATTTCGACTAAAATTTTAGTTGAAAATCCTGCAGACGACAAAGGAGTTACTCCTGAAGATTACAATAACCTCATCAAAGAGATGAATGAAGGAAATGCTGACTGGCAGATCATCACTTATGCTCATTCAAAACATACTTTTACAGATCCAAAATCACCGGATTATAATGAAGTGATGGCCAAAAGAGCATGGAGTCATACGCTGATGTTTTTAAAGGAGATTTTGAAATAA
- a CDS encoding HAD family hydrolase gives MKIKNIVFDFGGVLVDWNPRYFFKEYFNDDEKMEYFLENIAQSEWNEEQDRGRLLSEGTEIQVKKFPEWEKELRAYYDNWTVMLKSDIPHNVEVLRKLGKTDYQLYGLTNWSEETFPYALENYDFFQLFDGKIVVSGTEKLIKPDPKIWHVLLERYDLDAQESIFIDDNPKNIEMAQSLGFNTVHVTPETDLEKELINLGVKFE, from the coding sequence ATGAAAATTAAAAACATCGTATTCGATTTTGGAGGCGTTTTAGTGGATTGGAATCCGAGGTATTTTTTTAAAGAATACTTCAATGATGACGAAAAAATGGAATATTTCCTTGAAAATATTGCTCAATCCGAATGGAACGAAGAACAGGACAGAGGAAGATTGTTATCCGAAGGCACGGAAATCCAGGTGAAAAAATTCCCGGAATGGGAAAAAGAATTGAGAGCTTATTACGATAACTGGACCGTTATGCTGAAAAGCGACATTCCTCACAATGTGGAAGTTTTGAGGAAGCTTGGAAAAACTGATTATCAATTATATGGATTAACCAACTGGTCAGAGGAAACTTTTCCTTATGCGTTGGAAAATTATGATTTTTTCCAATTATTTGACGGGAAAATTGTGGTTTCGGGAACGGAAAAATTAATCAAGCCAGATCCGAAAATATGGCACGTTTTGTTGGAAAGGTATGACCTTGATGCTCAAGAATCTATCTTTATTGATGATAATCCTAAGAATATTGAAATGGCGCAGTCTTTAGGTTTCAATACTGTTCATGTTACCCCGGAAACTGATTTGGAAAAGGAACTGATTAATCTAGGAGTAAAATTCGAATAA
- a CDS encoding type I restriction enzyme HsdR N-terminal domain-containing protein, giving the protein MELPKLNFQETFDFKFKRDKDKFFIYDLVRKTYLLLTPEEWVRQHWIHYYLTVKSYSTSALITEKKIVLNGLTKRVDLLVTEKTEPIILIECKAPHIKLTEKTFEQTARYNSIVGAKEIILTNGLQHINAYYENEQYQFYK; this is encoded by the coding sequence ATGGAACTTCCGAAACTGAATTTTCAGGAAACTTTTGATTTTAAATTCAAGAGAGACAAAGATAAGTTTTTTATTTATGATTTGGTTCGTAAAACTTACCTTTTGCTCACTCCTGAAGAGTGGGTGCGTCAACACTGGATTCACTATTATCTCACCGTGAAGTCCTACTCTACATCTGCTTTAATTACAGAAAAAAAGATTGTTTTGAATGGTTTAACGAAGAGAGTTGACTTACTCGTTACAGAAAAAACAGAACCTATAATTTTAATCGAATGTAAAGCTCCACATATTAAATTAACGGAAAAAACGTTTGAACAGACGGCAAGGTATAATTCCATTGTAGGAGCAAAAGAAATTATCCTGACGAATGGTTTGCAGCATATCAATGCATATTATGAAAACGAACAATATCAATTTTATAAATAA
- the holA gene encoding DNA polymerase III subunit delta, producing MKELDLILKSIKNKEVLPIYFFHGEEPYFIDLAVKALEHDFLNEDEKAFNQTVVYGKDTSYQEILSLARQFPMMGDRQVIIVKEAQDLKLTEPETKALEAYVENPVPSTVLVFAHKHKKLDSRKKVTKSLDKMKCLFLSESIKENNLPKWIADECIKLSIKTAPNISHLLAEYLGNDLSRIANELNKLKIILKEGEVLDGTIIENHIGISKEYNVFELQKALGTKNANAAFKIAHFMGKNPKNNPFVMMLSSLYNYFSNVIIYNTMIGQPPQVIASQMGVNPYFIKDYAESARLYPLKHATRVISILREFDMKGKGLGAVNMSEAELIKELVYKIINVDKIKMKV from the coding sequence ATGAAAGAATTAGATTTAATCCTCAAAAGTATTAAAAATAAAGAAGTTTTACCGATTTATTTTTTCCATGGAGAAGAACCTTACTTTATTGATCTTGCTGTAAAAGCCCTTGAACACGACTTTTTGAATGAAGATGAAAAAGCTTTCAATCAAACTGTGGTTTATGGAAAAGATACGTCTTATCAGGAAATTCTTTCGCTGGCAAGACAGTTTCCGATGATGGGAGACAGGCAGGTAATTATCGTAAAAGAAGCTCAGGATTTAAAATTAACTGAGCCCGAAACGAAAGCATTGGAAGCTTATGTGGAAAATCCGGTGCCATCTACCGTTCTGGTTTTTGCGCATAAACACAAGAAGTTAGACAGCCGGAAAAAGGTGACGAAATCTTTGGATAAGATGAAATGCCTTTTTTTAAGTGAATCCATCAAAGAGAATAATCTTCCGAAATGGATTGCCGACGAATGTATTAAACTAAGCATAAAAACAGCCCCGAATATTTCCCATTTACTGGCAGAATATCTTGGGAACGACCTTTCCAGAATCGCCAATGAACTGAATAAGCTGAAAATTATTCTTAAAGAAGGCGAAGTTCTGGATGGAACAATTATCGAAAATCACATCGGGATCAGCAAAGAATACAATGTCTTTGAATTACAGAAGGCTTTAGGTACAAAAAATGCCAATGCAGCATTTAAAATTGCTCATTTTATGGGTAAAAATCCTAAAAATAATCCTTTTGTAATGATGTTGTCGAGTTTATACAATTATTTTTCCAATGTGATTATTTATAATACGATGATCGGGCAGCCTCCACAGGTTATTGCTTCCCAAATGGGTGTAAACCCTTATTTCATCAAAGATTACGCGGAATCTGCAAGATTGTATCCTTTAAAACATGCAACGAGAGTAATCTCTATTTTAAGGGAATTCGATATGAAAGGAAAAGGCTTGGGAGCAGTCAATATGAGCGAAGCGGAATTGATTAAAGAACTGGTTTACAAGATCATTAATGTTGATAAAATTAAGATGAAAGTGTAA
- the trxB gene encoding thioredoxin-disulfide reductase, with the protein MEQNILDCVIVGSGPSGFTAAIYAARADLKPELYTGLEPGGQLTTTTEVDNFPGYPAGITGPEMMMDLQKQAERFDTKVHYEMITKVEFSKEVGGVHKLFAGNKEIFAKTVIISTGATAKYLGLDDEKKYAGGGVSACATCDGFFYKGKDVVVVGAGDTAAEEATYLAKLVNKVTMLVRKDVFRASKAMIHRVENTPNIEVKFHHELIGIEGENSLVERAVVINNQTKETSTIDVDGIFIAIGHKPNTDIFVGQINLDENGYILTEKGSTRTNLPGVFAAGDVQDHIYRQAITAAGSGCMAAMDAEKYLAELH; encoded by the coding sequence ATGGAGCAAAACATTTTAGATTGTGTGATCGTTGGATCTGGACCTTCTGGTTTCACAGCGGCAATTTATGCAGCAAGAGCAGACTTAAAACCTGAACTATATACAGGTTTGGAGCCGGGCGGACAATTGACTACAACTACTGAAGTTGATAACTTTCCAGGGTATCCAGCAGGAATTACAGGTCCTGAAATGATGATGGATTTGCAGAAACAAGCAGAAAGATTCGACACAAAAGTGCATTATGAAATGATCACAAAAGTTGAATTTTCCAAGGAAGTTGGCGGTGTTCATAAATTATTTGCAGGAAATAAAGAAATTTTTGCTAAAACTGTAATTATTTCTACCGGAGCAACGGCAAAATATCTAGGTCTTGACGATGAGAAAAAATATGCCGGTGGAGGAGTTTCCGCATGTGCTACCTGCGATGGATTTTTCTATAAAGGAAAAGATGTAGTGGTAGTTGGGGCAGGAGATACTGCGGCGGAAGAGGCGACTTATCTTGCAAAATTGGTAAATAAAGTGACAATGTTGGTGAGAAAAGATGTTTTCAGAGCGTCTAAGGCGATGATTCACAGAGTTGAAAATACTCCGAATATTGAAGTAAAATTCCACCATGAATTAATAGGAATTGAAGGAGAAAACAGCCTTGTTGAAAGAGCAGTAGTGATTAACAATCAAACCAAAGAGACTTCTACCATTGATGTTGACGGGATTTTCATTGCTATTGGCCACAAACCAAATACTGATATTTTCGTTGGACAAATAAACCTTGATGAAAACGGATATATCCTAACTGAAAAGGGTTCTACCAGAACAAATCTTCCGGGAGTTTTTGCTGCGGGAGATGTTCAGGATCATATTTACAGACAGGCGATTACGGCTGCCGGAAGCGGTTGTATGGCGGCGATGGATGCTGAAAAGTATCTTGCAGAACTACATTAA